Part of the Clostridium sporogenes genome, ATTGCTATCGTTATAAGTAGATACCATAGAATATAAATTATTAAATCTGTAATTATAAGCAGATATATTATTTGCTACTTCTTCATAAAGTTTTAATATCTCTATCTTTAATGTTGAGCTATTTCTGCATTGTAGAAATTTACTTGTAGATTGTTGTTTTTTTAATGTTTTCTTATTTTGAGTTAATAAATAATAGATTAATTGACCACAAGCATAATAAAATTCTTCAGTATTATTGATATATTTTTCTTCAAGAGACTTATCATGTATTTTTTCTTTTAAATTATAATGTATAGCTTCAAAGTGCTCTTTTACCTCCATTGGAGCATACTCCTCTCTTTCATATAAATAATCAAGTATGGACCATCTTAAATTCAGCATATTTTTTATTTTAATAAGACTAATATCAGGATCATTTGCCCATAATGATATTAAATTATCCATTACATTAGTTATAGGATCAATAATATCTATATCTATACCCTTCCTAAACCAATCATGAAATAAATGTTTGGAGGAAAATAGCATACAGCTTATGTTATTGGGTAAAGTATATTTTTTATTATTAATAAATTTATCACTATGATAGTTACTTACTAAGTTAAAGTTAAAAAAATACTTATCAACAATTCTTTCTAAATCTAAAAGAGTCCTTATATTGCTGACGTTTGATGTATCGTTTATATTATCTTTATCATTCTCATAGACATCTTCATCTAAAGATAAATAATCATTAAAGCTAAAATCAATATTTGAATCAAATGGGTAAATAATATCATAGTTTATTACATTAAAACTTTGTCCATTACCGGTAGTAATGTAATAAACAGGTTGGCCTGTATTAGTATATTTGTTTAAATCTAGATTATCTATATTGAAATCCATTGGAATATATAAAGTCTTATAAATACTATTAACATATTCCAATGCTTTAGCTTCTTTATTATATTTAGGGACCTTATAAAAATAAAGAAAGTCAAATAGTTTTTGAGCTATTAGCAAGGTATCAAAGTCTAAACGCAGAGGTACCCTAGTCTTCATACTGTATAATAATAGGGATGGTTTGTTGTTATTAGTGGTAAGATCTATATCAGAAATACCATACACATTATTATCTTTAAATATATGATATACATTTTTATTAAATATTTTTCTTATCATGTACCTCTTATATTCTTTGTTATAATATTCAATTGGCATTTCATAAAAAATTCTAATATAATCTTTATCTGCCAAAGTATATTCACTTAAAAGTTCTGGCAAATTTGATAAAGAATTTAATATAGCCTTTTTACTCTTATTAAATAATTGTTCATCAAAATATTCTAAGGTTGTTAATATAAATTCTTGTGGATTACTTGAATCATTGTTATTATGGGCCTGCCTCTCTTCTTCTTGCCACTTTTTAAATTGATCAAAATACCATCCAACTTGTTGCTCTAACGAAGGATTTAATGATGAACCTTCTAATATATGTGAAGATTTATTTTCTCTAATAAATAATGATAAAAAATTATTACTATGAATAGATTTAGCTTTACCTGATACTGCTTTGTTAGTATCATATTGTTTCAAGATGCTTAGATAATCTCTGTGTCTTAGATACTTAAATAATTCTTCTTTATCTTTTGATATTGCTTCTTTATCTTTTATAACCATAAAATCTTTAATGCCTTTATCATTAACGAGAATGTAAACACCTTGTTTTAAAGGATAATTATCTACTATTAAATTGTCACCATTTTTATCATATAAATCTTTAAAATTGTACATCATATCAATAACCAATTAAATCTCACCCCTCTTCTTAATGGTTAATGGCCATAACAAAATCCCATACCAATGCTATTCTTTTCACCAATACCTGCTCCGAGTGCTACAGTAGCAAGTGTTTGAGATATATCATCTTCTTTGACTTGGATTTTTAATTTATTACCTAACAATAATCCTTTTTTATAGGGAATATAAATAGTCTTATTATTAGTAATGCTTAAACAGTGAAATATTGTATCTTGTGTTGTAAGTTTATTACAAGATATAGTATTATGTTTATGTAATAAGTTATTAGTCAATTGTTTCCCTAACAAGTCAATATTATCACCTATTTGCCAGTAGTTCTGCTTTTCCCAAATTGAAAAAATAACAGGATTTATTGATACTAATTCAGTAATAAATTGTTGCTGGTTTTTTATAAATTTAATAGATATTATATTTATATTATTGTCTTGTATTTGGCTTAATGAGAATTGCATAGCACAAATAAATTCTGGATCAAAACTTCTAATTCTAATTTTATATAGGGTATTTCTTTTATAAATTTGATTTGTCGCTACTGGATACAGTCCAGAAAAAGAATATGGTTTTACCTCTTTCTTTTTATGTAATGTTTTAAGATAATTATCTGTCAACATTACTCTATTAAAAAATTTAGATAACATCTCATAAGATTTACTAAAATGTATATCCTTACTTAATTTAATTTCTAATAATAATTCGTAATAAGATAACATGCCTATCACTGTTGAGAAAAATATAATAGTTCTCAACTTACTCCTTTCATATATTTATGTTCGTATAATAAGTTTTTTTATTAGGTTGTACAATAAAAAATAAGTAATTTATGGTTTTAAAATTTTCAATGATAAAGGACATGTTATAAAAATATACATTTTTTCAGATTTTAAAACATTATAAAGGATGAAAGAATGTTTTAATCTATATTATTTTGTAAGATAATGATAATGTTACATAAATAAAAAGGTATTATAGAAGATAAAATCGAATACAGTTAAGGAATGAAATAGAAATACTAGAAAATGAAGAGAATTATAGAAGAGCTTGTATAGAGGGCTTTAGAATTTAATTAATGGAGGGATAATGTGCGTATATGTACAAACTGTAGTGAACATGTAGCAATTTATAATGATGATATTGATAAATGTCCTATATGTGGAAGAAATTTAGAAATTAAATTAATAGATGATGATACTGAAAGCAATACTATTAATGTTCATATTGATTTTTCATATAAAGAATGTGATTGCGGCAATAAGCTAAGTTATAATGAGATATCTTGTAAACAATGTGGCAAATCACAAGAAATAGAGAATGATTCTGTAGATCCTAAAGTTAAATTAAGAAAAGAAAAATTTAAAGATATTTTAACTTTAATTAATGATTCAGATTTATGTATAAAAAATTTAAGAAGAAATATACATAATGGTTCAGTTAATAGAACATTGATTGAAGATTTTGTTGCATATATTCAAATTAAACTCTATGAATTAGAAAAATTGACAGAGAAAAAGCTATTTAAAAACATATCATTTAATAGCGATGTAATAGAGAAGAAAGAAATCGAAAATAAAATAGGTGAAATTAAAGAATATATTATAAATATATATAAGATTTATGAAGAATTATTGATTTTAGAAGCCCCATATGTATGGGAGAATGCTTTTATAAGGTTATGCAATACTGTTAGAAATTTTCTGGATGTCAATAAATTAATTATATTTAGTATAGTAGCTAATACATTAGCCGAAGCTTGTAAAAATGTGGAATTGGCGCAACAAAAATTAGATTCTGCTAGTGAAGAAATAGATATGCTTTCAAATATGCTTAATATAAAGGCGCTTGAAGAAGATTTTGAAATGTTTAAGGATGGAAATCTTAATATACCTGTAATTATGCTTATGGTACTAGCAGGTAATACTGAGCATAACCAAATAGAAATAAAGTTTAATGAAGTGCAGTTTAGTGCTTATAGATATTTTAAAGACTTTTTACCTAATGAATTTCAATATTATAATTCGTTAGAAACTCCTATATTATTTAAACTAGCATCTTATAAATTTATGGGTATGACATCTTTTATAGAAAGTAAATTCATAGAAAAGGTTAAAGTTGTTAGTGATTTGTTTGAGAAAGCTAAAGATATTAATGGTATTAAATTAAAAGAATTTATGAATATATATACTTCTAAATATGTATATGCTTTAGAAATAGTGAATGATGTAACTCAAGACTATATATTAAACTTTTCTTATTGTAAAAATAAAAAAATGTTAGTTAGAAATGCATTGAATTCTTATAAAGATTTGAGCGAAGGCGTATATAAGGATGTCTCATCATTACTTATAGCATGTGCTTATATAATAGATAAAAAAGATATTAATTATGAATATATTTTAGAATGGATGGGATTCCCTGATAAATTAGAATATTTAAAAAATAAAAAGAAGCTAAAACTTCATAAATTAACTGATGGTGTTGAAAAAATTTTAAGACATTCAGCAGCTCATGTAGATTATTATATAGATGATATAAATAAAATGATTATACTAAGAAACAAAATAAGTAATAGAAAAGATAAAGAAAAGATAGGAGAAATAGAAGAAATAAAATATACATATGAAGAGTTTTATAGAGTGCAATTAGCACTACAAGAAACAATATTTTCAATAATGGCAGGAATAGATATTTTCTGTGCTAACAACTACTATGATTTTGATAACTTTTTATTAAATGTAGATAAAGAAGTAGGGGATTTACCAGATAAAAACTTGTTAGAGTATACATTCCCTTTCTACGGAATAATAGATATTCATTTAGAAGAAATTCTTAAAGATAATAAAACAATTTTAGTTGTTAAAGGGGTTAGTATAGAGAGAAAAGATAGAGAATTATTAGAAAAGTGTATATCATGTGCTTCTCCTATAGTTAAGAAAAGAAATGAACTAGACAAGATAATTATAGAATTAGTTGATGATAATAATATTAAGATAGGTTCAGTAGAAATAATTTTTAAGTATATGAAGAAATATTTTGAAGTTAATGCTGAATATAAAAAATATGAATCATTATTATCAATGATGACTACAAGAATTAATTATGAATATAATAATGATTATATCGAATCTGTTGATAATTATGGAACTAAATTTATTTCCGCTATATTACAATGGTGCTTAGACTTAATGGAAAAATTGAACGAAACAACTAATACAATAAATAATAAAGATATTTATGCTAATGAACTAACAAAAATTAAAAAAGAATTTGAATATAGCATAAATACTATAAATGAATTTAAATCTTTCGTGAAAGATGATAGATTTTTGGATCATATAGAAAGTATATTAAATAATTTTGTGAATGCTATAAACAAAAAAATAGAAGTAAAATGTAATAATTCTATTATTAATATTTATCAAGCGGATTACTTATATCAAAACGCTTTTTATCAAGTTACTAATGTTTTTGCAGCTTTAGCAGATAATGAAAAAATTGGGCCTTTATTAAATGATAGTAGTAATAACAGAGATAATGTGAAAATAAAGGTAGGAAGGAATGATCCTTGTCCTTGTGGCAGTGGTAAGAAATATAAAAAATGTTGCCTTAGAAAATAAAATAATATATAAGAATTTAAACCTGGAATGTTTTCATAAAATGAGAATATGATTAAAAGAAAAAGGTAGGAAGACTATGTGCTTAAAGTCTTGCTACCTTTTCTTTTTCTATATTTTATAAAAATTAAAGGGGATTTTATCTATATAATAGGTTAATTCTTTTATTTATACAATATAACATTTTAAAAAGTAATAATAATTTATTAGATGATAAATTATGGCTAAATATAGCTAAAAATTAGGGGGAATTTTAAATGATGAATATGGAGTTAATAAACATGGTTAATAAAAAAAATAGTCTATATACAGAAGACTATTTGAAACTAGATCCAGCTATAGAACCATTGGTTAATTATATTAATAACTATTTTCCAACGGTGGCTAGTTGCTCTTCACATAAAAATAGAAAAGGAAAATATATAGGAAATGCTTATGTATTGTTTTATTTAAGTAAGAAAGATATGAAGCAATATTTTGATTTAAAGCAAAAATTAGAATATAAAGGATGTTTGTATAATGTAGTTCTTAATTTATATTGTGTAGAAAATGGAAATATAACAGAAAAATATTCATTTATAAAAAATCAACAAACAAAATACCTAGGATGTGTTTTAGACATAAAACCTAAGTTCTCTTTTTTAAATAGAGAAAAGTTATTCATGGCGTATTACAAAGAATGTAATATACCTTTTTTGGAGGAGAAAATAAGTATAACTTTGGAAAGAGAAAACTATAAGAATACTGTTAATCCAAATTTTTCGGTATATAAGTACATAGAAAAAGAACCAAGTATAGTAAAAGGATATAAAGAACAAAAATTTAATGTTCTTCAGCATTAAATTTTAAAATTAAGAATAATAAATATATGTAATATAGATATGGCCATTTGCTAAAGTTTAAGGGGGAAATAAAAAATGAACAATAGAGATTTTTGTAAACATTGCGGAGAAAAACTAGCTGTTAGAAGTAAAGAAGATAAAAATAGTAACAAAATAATATTTTTTAAAGTATGCCCTATATGTGGATATTCAATAAGAGCTGATATATCAGAAGTATCTGCTATGGAAAGCTTTAATAGTGAAAAAGAATATTATAATACGATCAATAATATTGCATTAATTCGTAATACAATTAATTTTAAATTATAAAAAACCTTTAAGAATTGGAATCTAACAAATCCCAATTCTTTTTTTATTCTACAAATAAAAATTAAAAATAGAAAAATTGTATATATAATTACTATAAAATAAACAGGAGGTTTTTTATATGAAGATTTTATTTATAATTTTTATATTATTTTTATTGATAACAACAATAATAGCATCAATAAAGATAGTGAATACAGGCTACGTATATGTTGTGGAAAGACTAGGAAAGTATCATAGAACATTAGAACCAGGGTGGCATATTATAATACCATATGTTGACTTTGTTAGGCAAAAAGTATCCACTAAGCAACAGATATTGGATATAGAGCCTCAAAGTGTTATAACAAAAGATAATGTCAATATATCTATAGATAATGTAATTTTTTATAAGATATTAGATCCTAAAGCAGCAGTATATAATATAGAAAATTATCAAGCCGGGATAGTATATTCATCTATAACAAATATGAGAAATATTGTTGGAAATATGACTTTGGATGAGATATTATCAACTGGTAGAAAAGAAATAAATAAAAAATTATTAGCTATTATAGATGAGGTAACAGATGCATATGGTATAAAGGTGTTTAGTGTAGAAGTTAAGGGAATAGTGCCACCACGTGATATCTTAGCATCTATGGAAAAACAATTAAAAGCTGAAAGAGATAAAAGGGCTATGATACTACAATCAGAAGGTGAAAAACAAGCCGCTATATATAAAGCAGAAGGGTTAAAGGAATCTGCTATTCTAAATGCCGAAGCAGAGAAAGAAGCTAATATAAGGAGAGCAGAAGGATTAAGAGAATCTCAATTATTAGAAGCTGAAGGTAAGGCAAAAGCAATATCACAAATAGCTAAAGCAGAAGCAGATGCTATAAGAAATGTTAATGCTTCTATAATAGAATCAGGAACTAACGAAACGGTTATTGCATTAAAACAAGTAGAAGCATTAAAAGAGATGGCCAAGGGTCCAGCTAATAAATTAATACTTCCAAATGAAACATTATCTTCATTAGGAAATATTGCAGCTATTAGTGATATTATAAAAAATAAAGATATGTAAGCGCAAAAAGCTTTAGGAATATTTTATTTAAATGTTCCTAAAGTTTTGTTTTTTTTGAAATAATAATTGTATATAGAATAATAATGGCTTATAGCTAAAAAAGAAAGGTGGAAAAGAAATGGATAATAATCCATTAGAAGAAGAAAATACAATGGGTGTAGGATGTGAAAATTGTAAATGTAATTCGTGTTTAAGAGCTATTATTCATGAAGGGAGTCCAAATGATTGTCATTTATGTAATGTATGCTCTGATAAATGGGATAATTCTAAATATAGCAGCAAATGTGAAAGATATATTGAATATTGATATGAAATGGTAGGGAATAAACTAAAAATACAGCAAAGTACATTATGTTCAACATAATGTACTTTTATTTTTTCGAAATAATAATTAGTTAAACAATAGTTTATGGCTAAATTACAGCTAAAATTTAAGGGGGAAAAGAAAATGGTGAATAATAAGATAACTTCTTTATTAAAGGAAAGAAAAGAAAGGAATATAAGTAATTGTTTAAGCTACGATAAAAAAGTTAAGTTAGATATTAGTTTAGACAATACAGAATTTTTTATAAAAGCAGTAAAAGAAATAAGTAAAAAATATTTCTTTGCAAAAACAGTGGAAACAAATAATCAAAAATTAATAGAAGAAATAGATAAAGAATTTCAATTTTTTAAAATCGATATAGAAGAAATAACGGATAAAAATCAACTAGATATTATAGGTAGAGTACAATTAAGATATACATCAGGTACAAAAACTCCAAATAATATAATAGAGTATGCATCTGGATTAGTACCCATTAAATGTACTATCTCTGATAAATTTAATAGTAGTTTTTCTTTTTATTCAGTATTAAGAGGAAGAATAGGTGATAAAACAAGCAAGTATTTATTTAAGTGTAACGATAAAAAAATTAAAATACTAGATTTTTTCACAGCTATTAGTGAGGTTTATATTATTAATGAAGTAATAAATTATAATAAAAGTAATAAGGAAATAGTAATTGATGTTATTAATTCTTTAAATAATAGAGTGAAATATGATAGATCTTTTATAACTTACTTAAATGAATATTTTATAACCGGAGAGGAAATTACTATTTCTAATTTATGTTTATTAAAAACTAGTTATAGTATTACAAAAGCAGGTTCGGCTTATATGTCTACTTTTGCTAAAGAAATTTTAGGATCAATTTTCAAGGAAATAGTTATTGATAATAAAGATATAATAATTCAAGAAAAGCAAATAGCAGATATGAATTCAGATTATGCTAGAGCTTTTCAAAAGAAAAAAAATATAAGTAATAAAACATTAAAGGCGATGGAAAAATCAACATTTAATATTTATTTTAAAAATGTTGAATTTGATAATGATGTTGATTTAGTGAAAATAAAGCAAGTAGAAGATGAATTCCAAGATACATTGGAGTTCTTAAATCTTAATGAAAGTATGTTAAAATTTATGAAAGAGGTATCATTAAGATTTCGATATTTAGGTAAACACAAAGCAGTAGGATTATATTTCCCATTACAAAAATGTTTATGTGTAGATTTGCGTGATCCTAGTGCTTTTCTACATGAATTTATGCATATGGTTGATTACCAATGCTATAAATTTGATAGTTTGAAATTAAGTAGTAAATATAATTTTAGAAAAATAAAAAATAAATATATAGAGATATTGGATAAAACTATATATAATCTACCATCTGATGATTCTTTTAAAAAGATTTATTATGGAAAGACAAAGTATAACAAGGATTATTATACTAATAGTGCAGAAGTCTTTGCTAGATGTGGCGAAATATATTTGAATAATATATTAAAAGTAGATAATTCATTAATTAAAAGTTTAGATAAAATAAATATTGTTTATCCTTTGGATGAGCAATTAATATTATTAATTAAAGAATATTATAGTAGCTTATTTGATATAAGAGACAAAATTGAGAAAGTTTCAGCAAAAGCTAAAAATATTAATAATAGAGTTGAATTTATTATTTCTGAAGAAGGTCAGTTAAAGTTAAATTTTTAATATAAATTTCAATGGGAAGTAAATTATATTTAATGGAATAATTTACTTTCTTTTTTTGAGAAAGACATTAGAAAGGTATTGACACTAATCGCTAGAGATTATACAATATAATTAAAAGTAATCGATAGCGATTAGTAAATAAAAGAGGTAAGATTAATGGAAAACTTATTCAAAGAAGCTCATAGACTTACAAAAGAAATAAAAAAAAGAGTTTCCAGAAGCAGACTACAGAGCACAACATAATTTACAATATGTTTACCTTACCTCCAAAGAATGAAAGGGGATAATAAAGTGGTAGAATTAATTGGCAGTGAAAAACAAATAAAATGGGCAAAAGATATTAAAAAAGAATTAATTAAAGAGGTTGAGGAATATAAAGAAAGATTTAATAATGCAGGAAACTTTCAAATAAATTATTTAAATAGATACAAAAAAGAAATTTTTAAAAGAGCAACAAGCAAAAAAATAACCATGGATGAAGCTATAAAAATATTAAATTCAATAATAGATGAAGTAAAAACTAATATTGAAAATGAAACATCTGCAAAAAGATTAATTGAAGTTAAAAAATCTTTTGCTATGGCAGATGCGACAACAGATAGATATCTTATAAAAGAATTTATATAGGAGGTATAAATATGGATAAAAATGAAATTATAGAAAAAATAAAATTTATAGAAATGGCATTGGAGCATGGAGAAGAACTAAATTTAATGTGCAGGCCTACATATGGTTGCTGGGGAGATTTTGGTGGGTTAAAATTATTCTTTTTAAGCGAAAGCATGACAGAAGAAAGTATAATAAACAATGATTGCAACTTTTATGTAGTAGTAAATTATAGTCAGGTTAAAGATAAAAAAAGAAAAATAAAAAAATATATAGAAAGTTTTTGTCATTGTTACGATAATTTTAGTTTTGACAAATTCTTCGATCAAATAGATTCTGATGATTCAATAGATGTACCAGAATGTACTTGTAAACTTCCTTCGCAAGAAGAAGCTGAACAATGGTGGTATAATGATTTATTGAAAAAGATGGAGGAAAGAAGTAAATTTATAAAAGAAAAGATAGGAGAATCTTAAAATTGAGGGGTTAAAAATCCTCAAATAAAAAATGTATTTTATTAAAAATTAGGAGGAATAAGAATGGGTAGAGCAAAATTATCAAGTGAAGCTAGTAAATACGAAAGGATTATAGCGGATTTAGTTAGATTACAATTTATAGTTATACGTTATATAGAAAGAAATAGCAACATAAAATATAGAACACATAGGGATTTAGAAAATGTGCTAACAGGTGGAGTGCCAACAGTTACGTATTCTAAAGCAATAGACAATTTGCTTAAACATTCCAGAATGAGAATTCATGATAATGATGATATTATAAATAATATTGTAGAATTAAAAGATAAAATAGATAATAGCGAAATAAAAGACTTGCACTTTGGGATGGCAGTATCTTCTGGATTGGAAAATGAATTAGATCAATACGTCTTAAGAAGAACGTTCTTTATGATTACATCTATGGTAACAATAAAAGATGCATCAGAATTGTTAGACATTCCTGAAATTACTATAAAACAAGCTTGTCAACAAGAACGATTATTAAATACAGAAAAAATTGGGCGTGGTTGGAGAGTACATCTACCAGAATGTCGTGCGTATTGGAAAATACCATATACAGACGAAAAAGATATATATTACGATTTAAAGTATTAAAAAAACTTAGTTGAATTATAACATTTATATTACCATATTAAATTATTAGATTTTTTTATTCTAGTAAAATGAAAATCTAATCATATATTTTTATAAACTTCGGAAGATATTGAAAATATGGATGTGAGTCTTCTTTATTAATTATTTCATGTAATTTTTTTATAAGTATATCTTCAATAGTTGTAGAAATGACAACTTCCTACCTCCTACATCTATAATTTTATTTAACCATAAAGAACTATCTTAGTTTTATATTAAGATAGTTCTTCTATTTTTTTAAAAAGTAATAATAACTAACTATATGGTAAATATGGCTTGCAAATAAGCTAATAGATTAAAGGGAGGATTTTATAATGAAGAAAAAATTTATGAAATCAAATAATAAAAAAATATATGGAGTATGTGGCGGAATAGCAGAATATTTGGGAATAGATGCTACAACTCTTAGGTTAATATGGTGTGCCACTATATTATTAAGAGGCATAGGAGGAATTTTATATCTATTGTGTGCAATATTAATGCCGCAATATGATCCAGAATATGGTACAGAGTTAAATTTCAAATAATGGCCCAAAGCTAAAAAATTAGAAAATATAAAAGATATTAGAGCAATAGACAGTAAAATAGACAGTAAAAACTATTTGAAGATATATCAATAATTTTTACTGTTTTTATTTTGGAATAATAAATTGATATAGAAGTGTTAATGGCTTAAAGCTAAAAAATAAGGGGGAAATAGTAAATGGAATATTATCAAGATAATCTAATGAATTATTGTCAAAAGGAAATAAAAGGAGAAGCTTTTCGTTATATTTTAAAACCTTTTATTTATATAGAGCTTTTAGATAAAAAAGAAAATATTAAAAAATTAGAAAGAAAATATATCAGAGAAAATCAATCTTTTTATAATAGTTGGAATAATTATGATAAATGGATGGACTTCGAAAATAAATACTATGGAACAAAAATATATAAGGAAACAGATGATAGGATATGTTGCTATGAAATATTTACTAATGCATTTAGTAAATTATATACTATAGGAGTTGTTGCAATAGAAGTACAAAAAGACAATATATTAATAGAACATTTAATAAAATACTTACTTGAAAATAAAATAAAAATAAGGCTTTTTTATAAAATACAACCATTAAATAATGTTAATATATTAAAAATAGATTCTAAATACAAACATAAACTTATTAAAGCTTATGTTGCTATTTCAGAAGAAGTAGCATTTAAAAATGAGTTGAAAAATAATGATGGAGAATCTATACACGAAATTAAAGAACAAAT contains:
- the cas6 gene encoding CRISPR-associated endoribonuclease Cas6 — protein: MRTIIFFSTVIGMLSYYELLLEIKLSKDIHFSKSYEMLSKFFNRVMLTDNYLKTLHKKKEVKPYSFSGLYPVATNQIYKRNTLYKIRIRSFDPEFICAMQFSLSQIQDNNINIISIKFIKNQQQFITELVSINPVIFSIWEKQNYWQIGDNIDLLGKQLTNNLLHKHNTISCNKLTTQDTIFHCLSITNNKTIYIPYKKGLLLGNKLKIQVKEDDISQTLATVALGAGIGEKNSIGMGFCYGH
- a CDS encoding SPFH domain-containing protein, translated to MKILFIIFILFLLITTIIASIKIVNTGYVYVVERLGKYHRTLEPGWHIIIPYVDFVRQKVSTKQQILDIEPQSVITKDNVNISIDNVIFYKILDPKAAVYNIENYQAGIVYSSITNMRNIVGNMTLDEILSTGRKEINKKLLAIIDEVTDAYGIKVFSVEVKGIVPPRDILASMEKQLKAERDKRAMILQSEGEKQAAIYKAEGLKESAILNAEAEKEANIRRAEGLRESQLLEAEGKAKAISQIAKAEADAIRNVNASIIESGTNETVIALKQVEALKEMAKGPANKLILPNETLSSLGNIAAISDIIKNKDM
- a CDS encoding PspC domain-containing protein, which gives rise to MKKKFMKSNNKKIYGVCGGIAEYLGIDATTLRLIWCATILLRGIGGILYLLCAILMPQYDPEYGTELNFK
- a CDS encoding SEC-C metal-binding domain-containing protein — translated: MRICTNCSEHVAIYNDDIDKCPICGRNLEIKLIDDDTESNTINVHIDFSYKECDCGNKLSYNEISCKQCGKSQEIENDSVDPKVKLRKEKFKDILTLINDSDLCIKNLRRNIHNGSVNRTLIEDFVAYIQIKLYELEKLTEKKLFKNISFNSDVIEKKEIENKIGEIKEYIINIYKIYEELLILEAPYVWENAFIRLCNTVRNFLDVNKLIIFSIVANTLAEACKNVELAQQKLDSASEEIDMLSNMLNIKALEEDFEMFKDGNLNIPVIMLMVLAGNTEHNQIEIKFNEVQFSAYRYFKDFLPNEFQYYNSLETPILFKLASYKFMGMTSFIESKFIEKVKVVSDLFEKAKDINGIKLKEFMNIYTSKYVYALEIVNDVTQDYILNFSYCKNKKMLVRNALNSYKDLSEGVYKDVSSLLIACAYIIDKKDINYEYILEWMGFPDKLEYLKNKKKLKLHKLTDGVEKILRHSAAHVDYYIDDINKMIILRNKISNRKDKEKIGEIEEIKYTYEEFYRVQLALQETIFSIMAGIDIFCANNYYDFDNFLLNVDKEVGDLPDKNLLEYTFPFYGIIDIHLEEILKDNKTILVVKGVSIERKDRELLEKCISCASPIVKKRNELDKIIIELVDDNNIKIGSVEIIFKYMKKYFEVNAEYKKYESLLSMMTTRINYEYNNDYIESVDNYGTKFISAILQWCLDLMEKLNETTNTINNKDIYANELTKIKKEFEYSINTINEFKSFVKDDRFLDHIESILNNFVNAINKKIEVKCNNSIINIYQADYLYQNAFYQVTNVFAALADNEKIGPLLNDSSNNRDNVKIKVGRNDPCPCGSGKKYKKCCLRK